A genome region from Gigantopelta aegis isolate Gae_Host chromosome 3, Gae_host_genome, whole genome shotgun sequence includes the following:
- the LOC121369174 gene encoding uncharacterized protein LOC121369174 — MSKLIYFFNDSCVPVRYPCKPGTDNLADPCDCQTFYECQTTGYTFLQRQCAGGLFWNHLNGFCQNQNDIAIKQKLCIPNTPWMRCANVSSDSDLSALSFKCTGSTLIPTTVTEGLPAEADDTGAIVGGIIGGLLVVAIIVAVVIFLVKKGKPLSEYIPHPRVRKSVSNPEYNNAEEPYAEINNFNNMDDPEYKDGTMNKPALPHRTEIATAPVISIKQKNSVFHEEVAYDNPGYARDTSDSRDITISMNQETAKEDEDINKQPFYSTLDRSSLQIPQPMSYTSLRESQQASLNGVGQVDDEGYQVPTPKEDEPQYELENNRIHINPKVGL, encoded by the exons aTTCGTGTGTTCCAGTTAGATATCCATGTAAACCTGGTACAGACAACTTAGCAGACCCGTGTGACTGTCAAACCTTCTACGAATGTCAAACTACAGGATATACATTCCTTCAACGTCAATGCGCTGGTGGTCTTTTCTGGAACCACCTgaatggtttctgccagaaccAAAACGACATTGCTATAAAACAGAAATTATGTATACCAAATACACCTTGGATGAGATGCGCCAATG TATCCTCAGACTCCGATCTTTCTGCCctgtcttttaaatgcactggTTCCACCCTGATTCCTACGACTGTCACGGAGGGTCTCCCAGCCGAGGCAGACGACACGGGGGCCATAGTGGGTGGCATTATAGGCGGATTACTGGTGGTCGCCATCATTGTAGCTGTCGTGATTTTTCTTGTCAAGAAAGGAAAACCTTTAAG CGAGTATATACCGCATCCACGTGTGAGAAAGTCCGTAAGTAACCCAGAGTACAACAATGCCGAAGAACCctacgctgaaatcaacaattTCAACAACATG GATGACCCGGAATACAAAGACGGTACTATGAATAAACCTGCACTTCCACACAGAACGGAAATTGCTACTGCGCCCGTGATaagcattaaacaaaagaacTCCGTATTTCACGAGGAAGTGGCATACGACAACCCTGGCTATGCTCGGGACACTTCCGATTCACGTGACATCACAATTAGCATGAATCAGGAAACTGCGAAGGAAGACGAAGACATTAATAAGCAGCCATTCTACTCTACCTTGGATAGATCTTCTCTGCAAATACCCCAGCCAATGTCGTATACCAGTCTGAGAGAAAGTCAACAGGCGTCACTGAATGGCGTGGGGCAGGTTGATGATGAGGGGTACCAAGTCCCTACACCAAAAGAAGACGAGCCGCAGTATGAGTTGGAGAATAACCGAATACACATCAATCCTAAAGTTGGATTGTAA